The Juglans regia cultivar Chandler chromosome 10, Walnut 2.0, whole genome shotgun sequence genome includes the window cAAGGCaaggcccttcggacccactcCTGTAGAGTAAACTATGGTCCCGTGTACTACACTCTCGAAAGTTTTCCTACACAAAATTGattaaatcgctggcttttcaccaggagGTGTGGCCACAAAGGATTATTTGCACCCATTAGGTGTTaaactttgaactttgaaccttagaccttggaCCTTTTAGACCAAACATCTTCTATAAAAGCACTGTAAAAGTCTCTATGATGCACAGCCATCAAATGAACTAGAcattaggggtgataaacggtccggaccgaccgtttcggtccggaccggaccggaccgagacttagaccggtccggtccggtccatattttagaggaccgaaaacattcggtccggtccacggtccacggttttttcggaccggaccgaatgaaaaattaaaaaaaaaaagtattttttatatatattttatatataataattgtacaattaacaatataaatttttaaatatattattaatatttgttaatattctataaattaacaatattttatatatatcttcatctaacctatcactattaacaatataaaattttaaatatactattaacacttgttaatattctatgaattaataaatatataatatcaattagttaattatatagtaattatataaattaataatataattttcatctaatttattatcattgaccatataaaatatttttttattgagtttgttacataatccatattaataagtcacttaatttaatttaatattttaaataaatttttttattaattattaaaaaaaaaaaaaagagggcggaccgactggaccagaccagctatcggtccggtccggttcggaaaaatgatggaccgaaaattttcggtccatcgccagaccggaccggaccgtttgcagccctactaGACATACCCTGCAAGTCTGACTTCACATCCGTGGCCTTGCCCTATTACcatctccatttatttttttttatttttttttgtttgggtaTTGCTtagatttgaatatatatttctcCTTGCATACAAAACGAAATTCCGTCTTCCTCAAAAATAAATGTCACTCTTAATGGAAGTATAATTTCAACTGAAGATGTTGCTCTAAGGTACTGATCTCAAGGTGCAACATCTTACCTCTTTATTAGAATCAAAATCTTCAGTGGGTTGCTCAATGATCAGTTTCTTTCCCTGATGACCATCAACTTTTGTTCGAGttgattgttttgttttagAAGTCCTGCGCCTGTAAGATGGAAAATCACAATTAAGTAAATTCATGTAGTTTGGACATCCAGTGGAATTGATCGTCACAGCCCACAGAACATACTAAGCTGCTATTAAAGGTTTTGGTAGGAGACATCATGATCGGTACATAGAGTTATTCATCACATCATTGAggaaaataatttcacattataaactaaaatcataCATCTTCCGATCACGGGTTTTAGATTGATCCTTCTCTTTCCTGGGAATTGGTAGAGCTGAAAGATTGCACGCCAATGGGCTTGAAGAAAAGAACTGAAagcagaaataaaaaaatactcagaATAAAgggtaaattttcttttatgatttaacTTTATAAAAGCAGGAGGAAGATAATAGAACGTGTTCATTAGGAACACCTGTATTCCTCTATAGctatttctttgtttattttgcTTCTGGAATAAGCCTAAACAGCATATGCTTCAAGTTTAAGATGGCCTTCCATTATTTCTCCCTTGTGCTTCTATTAAACTTTAATCAATTACATGGAGCAAAGTACCCTTCATATCCCAAAATCTTCTAATTTTCTAAAGCTCTTAGTACAAAGTTTTGGTTCTACCAAAGAAAAGGGCTGAAATGTCGTTATACCACTAGCAATGAGTACAGAGGAAGAGCTTGCCATCTATTATACTCACTTCACTATGGAGAGCAGAAGCAGCACTGCCACGAGAGGTTGGGTCTAGAGCAAGAAGTGTAGTCAAAAGGCCAAATGAAGAGGTAGGTAAGGGGCTGAAGGCTTCTTCAATACTAGGCCTATAATGCCGCGGTGGACGGAAGCTTGCCGGTAGCTTCATTTTGTTCCAGTAATCCTCTGAGGGTGAACCACAAAGTTTGAAGATCTTATGAAGCTGCTCAACCTGTGTACAACAGAGGCAGAACTTAAAAACAGCCAGTATAGAATCATTGCACGCATATCCTTAAAAGAAAAGTAGTAATTATGCAATGCATGCATGGAACAGAATCTATCCAATTTTTCTTCTGGATTTGTATTATTGAAGGCGGTTCAACCTCTGTTCTCCCAGGCATAAATGGTCTTCTAATAAACATCTCTGCCAATAGGCATCCTGCACTCCAAAGATCAATACCAGCTCCATAATCCGTGGAGCCTAACAGTAGTTCTGGAGCCCTATACCAGAGTGTCACCACTCGGCTTGTAAGGGAACGCTTTTGTTCAGGATCATACACGTTTGCAAGACCAAAATCAGCAATTTTCAACACTCCCCTACTGTTTATTAACAAGTTGGCGGGTTTAATGTCTCGGTGTAAAACTCCTCTTTCATGGCAGTGCTGGAGACCAGAAAGTAGCTGCTGCATATAGCACTTGACCTGTGCTTCATTGAGCGTCACACCAGGACGTGAGATAATCCCGGTCAAGTCAGACTGCATGAAATCGAAAACCAGATAGAGACTATACTGCATCCTTGAAGTGGCTAGTCCTTCAAGCTTGATCACGTTGGGATGATCTAGCATCTTCAGTGCCCTAATCTCTCTTGCCATGAACTTCACACTTTCAGGCTCCGAAGTGTCAAACCGCACTTTCTTCAAAGCAACAATCTTTTTGGTGTCCCTATCGACAGCTTTGTACACATTGCTGTAAGTTCCTTGCCCGATCTGTAAAAGCAACAAGTTTATATACAAAATTGCTTTAAatcaaattacttttttatattttctttaattaaaatttttatacctgaaattttctaattatatcTGACTACTCATCATTGATGCTCATGCTGTGTTTCTAATCGTTTACTAACATAATTCTGACAAATAAATGgattattttgatcattttgggatttaaaaactattccaaaaaacacaatttttagTCAAAACATCCCAACCTAATTCAAactaatgttttaaattccatTTTAAGTGATCATTTCGGTTAAAGTACTGGAATGGATATTTTAATATCGGTACATTTCGATATATCATTTCAAGATTAGctatacgtgtatatatatatatacttgtataTGGAAGTGTGTATCAcgtatatatttttgtatgtgtatctatatatatatatataatattgaagagtaatgttatatatagtcgtggAATGTGTAAACGCCGTatagttgttttgaaaaagagtatggtcaactattaaaaaattaattttttttcatgtgagtctcatatttatttattttttttaaagcgattgtACGGTGTTTGCACATTCAcgattgcaagtatcatttctcatattgaCAACGTACGTTGAAAACATGAAATGGAGATTTTTAAAATGGATATATAagttgaaaacattaaaaataatattagtagaGATAAcggtgttaaaaaatataaacttaagttgaaacacacaaaaaaacaaagacaaaaaataaagggtcaaaaaattattaaaaataatgagatttaaaaaacataatggaacatatttaaagttacaaaataaaaaataagattctaTATtacttttagattttaaaattatatgaatgttatttagatttaaaatttacaaaaatatcgtctaaactaaaaaaaaatacaattttgcCATTGAAACGGTCcaaaagaattcaaaaataTGGTTAAGATCTTTCTATATATCTCCAACAGGTAACTCATCCAAGAAACTCGAACACCTCCCCTCTATCAAGTCTTCTTTCTAATCTCCCTATCCTCTTTTAAATTTGGGTGTCGCAAAGAACAAGGGAGgaagaatatttgaaataaagaaaatcaacaaatgcAGCCTCTCCCACTCTACTCCTTGGAGCtagaacctctctctctctctctctctctctctctctctctctgtg containing:
- the LOC109009974 gene encoding probable serine/threonine-protein kinase At1g54610; the encoded protein is MGCTLAKPPMYSPPRRIEKLKSENGFVGGGRPIDRNQLPKDSAAAVPINCQVEDKHIVGGVNAERGGGGDRVVVRDREEKSGNASKRVRSKKIGGDELVGGWPKWLVDNVSGDLLSGLVSKSADSYDKLAKIGQGTYSNVYKAVDRDTKKIVALKKVRFDTSEPESVKFMAREIRALKMLDHPNVIKLEGLATSRMQYSLYLVFDFMQSDLTGIISRPGVTLNEAQVKCYMQQLLSGLQHCHERGVLHRDIKPANLLINSRGVLKIADFGLANVYDPEQKRSLTSRVVTLWYRAPELLLGSTDYGAGIDLWSAGCLLAEMFIRRPFMPGRTEVEQLHKIFKLCGSPSEDYWNKMKLPASFRPPRHYRPSIEEAFSPLPTSSFGLLTTLLALDPTSRGSAASALHSEFFSSSPLACNLSALPIPRKEKDQSKTRDRKMRRTSKTKQSTRTKVDGHQGKKLIIEQPTEDFDSNKEKAEAQMQSQEMGYSGSSASSSVTTTRNDRSSDASLSPVGRSDQKRAPKTQVHPNALKNIKNPTLLQASVSDIINPNEGKILPHYRRSLSSIDFRSLDLEKISKLFEFDKDKAIKDNPP